Proteins from one Mesorhizobium sp. AR10 genomic window:
- the bioB gene encoding biotin synthase BioB: MTIEMNAETDVNQVVDTIDVALPRWSSKEAEAIHGMPFNDLLFLAQTVHRQNFDRNRVQLSRLLSIKTGGCPEDCGYCSKSAHHETGLKATKLMEVERVITEATKARDAGATRYCMGAAWRHPKERDMNALIAMVEGIKALGMETCMTLGMLELGQAQRLKAAGLDYYNHNIDTSERYYPEVVSTHTFADRLQTLGHVREAGIKVCCGGIFGMGEEKADRIDMLVTLANLPEPPESVPINLLIPIKGTPLAEAGPLDPLDFVRTIALARVMMPKSFIRLSAGRTAMSDEMQALCFFAGANSIFVGDTLLTAENPGEDKDLLLFRRLGIEPMAVEAQ, from the coding sequence ATGACGATTGAAATGAACGCGGAAACCGATGTGAACCAGGTTGTGGACACCATCGACGTAGCGCTACCCCGATGGAGCAGCAAGGAGGCGGAGGCGATCCACGGCATGCCGTTCAATGACCTGCTCTTCCTGGCTCAGACGGTTCACCGCCAGAACTTCGATCGCAACCGGGTGCAGCTGTCGCGGCTGCTCAGCATCAAGACCGGCGGATGCCCGGAGGATTGCGGTTATTGCAGCAAGTCGGCGCATCACGAAACCGGCCTGAAGGCCACGAAGCTGATGGAGGTCGAGCGGGTCATCACTGAGGCGACCAAGGCGCGTGACGCCGGCGCCACCCGCTATTGCATGGGCGCGGCCTGGCGCCACCCGAAGGAGCGTGACATGAACGCCCTGATCGCCATGGTCGAGGGCATAAAGGCACTCGGCATGGAGACCTGCATGACGCTCGGCATGCTCGAACTTGGCCAGGCGCAACGCTTAAAGGCGGCCGGCCTCGACTACTATAACCACAACATCGACACCTCCGAGCGCTACTACCCAGAGGTTGTCTCCACCCACACCTTTGCCGACCGGCTGCAAACGCTTGGCCACGTGCGCGAGGCTGGCATAAAGGTCTGCTGCGGTGGCATTTTCGGGATGGGCGAGGAAAAGGCCGACCGCATCGACATGCTGGTCACGCTGGCCAACCTGCCTGAGCCGCCCGAAAGCGTGCCGATCAACCTTCTGATCCCCATCAAGGGCACGCCGCTTGCCGAGGCCGGCCCCCTCGACCCGCTCGACTTCGTGCGTACAATTGCGCTCGCTCGCGTCATGATGCCCAAGTCCTTTATAAGGCTGTCCGCCGGCAGGACGGCGATGAGCGACGAAATGCAGGCACTGTGCTTTTTCGCCGGCGCCAATTCCATATTCGTTGGGGACACGCTGCTGACGGCGGAAAATCCCGGCGAGGACAAGGATCTTTTGCTCTTCCGGCGCCTTGGCATCGAGCCGATGGCAGTCGAGGCGCAATGA
- the nadC gene encoding carboxylating nicotinate-nucleotide diphosphorylase: protein MVSFSPLPSTLIEPIVRGALLEDLGRCGDLTSDAVIPHDCIATLVLKSRQAGIVAGLDLVAYAFLLVEPAIDIHIWRPDGSDVGAGETIAKLCGPARGLLAAERTALNFLCRLSGIATATAAMVESVRGHKARIVCTRKTTPGLRALEKYAVRVGGGANHRFGLDDGVLIKDNHIAIAGDIRTAIERARAAAGHMVKIEVEVDTLEQLDIALTVGVDAVLLDNMSVEDLARAVATVGGRTITEASGRVTPKTAPAIAATGVDLISMGWLTHSAPILDIGLDMPALGNIGTRLN, encoded by the coding sequence ATGGTTTCATTCTCACCCCTCCCCTCGACACTGATCGAACCGATCGTGCGCGGTGCCCTTCTCGAAGACCTTGGCAGATGCGGCGACCTGACCAGCGATGCAGTGATCCCCCACGATTGCATTGCCACCTTGGTGCTCAAATCGCGACAGGCGGGCATCGTTGCCGGGCTCGATCTGGTCGCGTACGCCTTCCTGCTCGTGGAGCCCGCGATCGACATTCACATTTGGCGTCCTGACGGCAGTGATGTCGGGGCGGGCGAAACCATCGCGAAGCTGTGTGGACCGGCGCGCGGCCTGCTCGCAGCCGAGCGCACAGCGCTCAATTTCCTGTGTCGCCTGAGCGGCATTGCCACAGCCACAGCGGCGATGGTGGAGTCCGTGCGTGGCCACAAGGCGAGGATCGTATGCACTCGAAAGACGACTCCCGGCCTGCGCGCGCTCGAGAAATACGCCGTGCGCGTCGGCGGCGGCGCCAATCACCGCTTCGGGCTCGACGACGGCGTGCTTATCAAGGACAACCACATAGCGATCGCCGGTGACATCCGCACAGCTATAGAGCGGGCGCGCGCCGCCGCAGGCCACATGGTGAAGATCGAGGTTGAGGTCGACACGCTGGAACAGCTGGATATCGCGCTTACAGTTGGAGTCGACGCGGTGCTGCTGGACAATATGTCAGTCGAGGACCTTGCCCGCGCCGTGGCAACGGTCGGCGGCCGCACAATCACCGAGGCCTCAGGTCGGGTGACACCGAAAACGGCTCCCGCAATCGCAGCCACCGGTGTCGATCTCATTTCCATGGGCTGGCTGACCCACAGCGCGCCGATCCTCGATATCGGCCTGGACATGCCAGCCCTGGGAAACATCGGCACCCGCTTGAACTGA
- a CDS encoding L-aspartate oxidase has product MNLDVLDIAGAPVVIGAGIAGLMTALHLAPEPVVLLSNAPLGTGVCSELAQGGLAASLGGDDDPELHLCDTIAAGDGLCDEATVRRVVRAATNAIKTLDRFGVAFDRYPEGALRLGLEAAHSQRRIVHAGGDATGRELVRALIAAARRTASITILENVEVRRLIVEDGSVIAVVAVGYAGAVALPTRRAVLATGGIGGLFCDTTNPPGSWGHGLALAAWAGAELADLEFVQFHPTALDTPCRPMPLVSEAVRGEGAMLIDERGERFLAETPGGELAPRDVVARAVWHQLAAGGRVFLDARRCLGPSFEKRFPGIAGFCREAGVDPATDPIPVRPAAHYHMGGVAVDAGGRSSVEGLWACGEVACTGLHGANRLASNSLTEAAVTASWVAESVAGASYTRRRRVCSTLVPSRPDASGIRAVVSAALGIIRDGQTMREAVATLLPMAGHDGPKSGPALVSLMLAVAALRREESRGAHCRSDFPRRDADACTSRLTLNSAMQAAAALSCRAPIRST; this is encoded by the coding sequence ATGAACCTTGATGTCCTCGACATCGCCGGAGCGCCGGTCGTCATCGGCGCCGGCATTGCCGGCCTGATGACGGCGCTTCATCTAGCGCCGGAACCGGTCGTGCTTCTGTCCAATGCGCCGCTTGGAACCGGAGTCTGCAGCGAGCTCGCTCAGGGTGGTCTTGCGGCAAGTCTCGGCGGCGACGACGACCCCGAACTTCATCTTTGCGACACAATTGCAGCCGGCGACGGCCTCTGCGACGAGGCGACGGTGCGGCGAGTGGTCCGGGCTGCAACCAATGCGATCAAGACCCTGGACCGGTTCGGCGTCGCCTTCGACCGCTACCCTGAAGGCGCTTTGCGGCTCGGGCTTGAGGCAGCACATTCGCAACGGCGGATCGTGCATGCCGGCGGCGACGCCACGGGTCGGGAGCTGGTCCGCGCACTCATCGCCGCAGCGCGCCGGACAGCCTCGATCACTATTCTCGAAAACGTGGAGGTCCGCCGCCTGATCGTGGAAGACGGGTCGGTCATCGCCGTGGTCGCGGTTGGGTACGCGGGTGCGGTCGCTTTGCCCACGCGCCGCGCGGTGCTGGCAACCGGCGGCATCGGCGGCCTGTTTTGCGACACGACAAACCCGCCTGGCTCATGGGGACACGGGCTGGCACTCGCTGCCTGGGCCGGGGCAGAGCTCGCCGACCTGGAATTCGTGCAGTTCCATCCGACCGCCCTCGACACCCCGTGTCGGCCGATGCCGCTGGTGAGCGAAGCAGTGCGCGGCGAAGGCGCGATGCTCATTGACGAGCGAGGAGAGCGCTTCCTCGCTGAAACGCCTGGCGGCGAGCTTGCGCCTCGCGACGTGGTGGCGCGCGCTGTTTGGCATCAGCTTGCTGCCGGGGGCCGCGTGTTCCTGGACGCGCGGCGATGTCTCGGCCCTAGTTTTGAAAAGCGCTTCCCAGGCATTGCCGGTTTCTGCCGCGAGGCAGGCGTAGATCCTGCGACCGACCCGATTCCGGTGCGCCCAGCGGCACATTATCACATGGGCGGCGTTGCCGTAGACGCCGGCGGCCGCAGCTCCGTCGAGGGATTGTGGGCGTGCGGCGAGGTTGCTTGTACTGGCCTGCACGGCGCCAATCGTCTCGCAAGCAACTCGCTCACCGAAGCGGCGGTCACCGCGAGCTGGGTTGCTGAAAGCGTTGCCGGCGCATCGTATACCCGGCGACGGCGTGTATGTTCCACGTTGGTGCCTTCACGGCCAGACGCTTCAGGCATCAGGGCGGTCGTCTCCGCCGCACTCGGCATCATCCGCGATGGCCAGACGATGCGCGAAGCGGTGGCGACCCTGCTGCCGATGGCAGGTCACGACGGCCCCAAGTCCGGCCCGGCTTTGGTCTCACTGATGCTGGCCGTTGCAGCCCTACGGCGAGAAGAGAGCCGCGGCGCGCACTGTCGATCCGATTTCCCCCGGCGCGATGCAGACGCGTGTACGTCACGGCTGACGCTGAACAGCGCAATGCAGGCCGCCGCCGCACTCAGTTGCCGGGCACCGATACGGAGCACGTGA
- the nadA gene encoding quinolinate synthase NadA, giving the protein MTGALPTAASLYERVRRVVPPVEWSAFANDIDAILALKRERNAIILAHNYQTPEIFHCVADVVGDSLALARKAMAVDADIIVVAGVHFMAETAKLLNPNTTVLIPDMGAGCSLADSITAQDVQLMRQRYPEVPVVTYVNTSAAVKAQSDICCTSGNAKAVVESLGVPRVIMLPDEFLAKNIAAQTKVEIIAWKGHCEVHERFTPADIRELRAAHAGVVVLAHPECPPDVVREADFSGSTAAMSDYVEREKPARVVLMTECSMSDNVAVAHPDVEFVRPCNLCPHMKRITLANIRAALEENRYEIRIDPGIADPARRAVERMLSI; this is encoded by the coding sequence ATGACTGGGGCGTTACCTACTGCCGCGTCCTTGTACGAGCGCGTCCGGCGCGTGGTCCCGCCAGTCGAATGGTCGGCCTTTGCAAACGACATTGATGCCATCCTCGCGCTGAAGCGGGAGCGCAACGCCATCATCCTGGCGCACAATTATCAGACGCCTGAGATCTTCCATTGCGTCGCAGACGTCGTCGGCGACAGCCTCGCACTGGCCCGTAAAGCAATGGCGGTGGATGCCGACATCATCGTGGTTGCCGGCGTGCATTTCATGGCCGAGACCGCAAAGCTGCTAAATCCGAACACGACCGTGCTCATCCCGGACATGGGCGCCGGTTGCTCACTGGCGGATTCGATCACGGCACAAGATGTGCAGCTGATGCGGCAGCGCTATCCGGAGGTCCCGGTTGTCACCTATGTCAATACGTCCGCCGCCGTGAAGGCCCAATCCGACATCTGCTGCACCTCGGGCAACGCCAAGGCGGTAGTGGAATCGCTCGGCGTGCCGCGTGTGATCATGCTGCCCGATGAATTTCTTGCGAAGAACATCGCCGCCCAGACGAAGGTCGAGATCATCGCCTGGAAGGGTCATTGCGAGGTGCATGAGCGCTTCACCCCGGCCGATATCCGCGAGCTGCGCGCTGCACACGCGGGCGTGGTCGTGCTCGCCCATCCCGAATGTCCGCCCGACGTTGTCAGAGAGGCGGATTTCTCGGGGTCGACGGCCGCCATGTCGGATTATGTCGAGCGGGAGAAACCGGCACGGGTCGTGTTGATGACGGAATGTTCGATGAGCGACAACGTCGCGGTCGCGCATCCCGACGTCGAGTTCGTTCGCCCCTGCAATCTTTGCCCACACATGAAGCGCATCACGCTCGCCAACATTCGCGCCGCGCTCGAGGAGAACCGGTACGAGATCCGGATCGATCCCGGGATAGCCGACCCCGCCCGCCGCGCGGTCGAGCGCATGCTTTCAATATGA
- a CDS encoding NUDIX hydrolase — protein sequence MDHKKTGTRKDRAAIKAGQVKVDLIAVVVAVNDSEPCVLTIGRMNTLPSGPFALEHRSLQSGLRGWVEHQTGHPLGYTEQLYTFADRDRIGAERERAISISYLALTRKEQSSTECGWRSWYEYFPWEDHRSGTPPVMLDFVRPRLIEWADGASDAATRRERRQRSAIAFGFDDRHWNEELALQRYELLYEAGLVQEAGSGTDATPLPLVPSESMVADHRRIMATGIARLRSKIKYRPVVFELMQPTFTLLQLQRTVEALAGRLINKPNFRRLVEQQELVEETGETSLDTGGRPAKLYRFRRGVLDERAVAGTKLPLTRA from the coding sequence ATGGACCACAAGAAAACAGGAACCAGGAAAGACAGAGCCGCCATCAAGGCCGGCCAAGTCAAAGTCGATTTGATCGCCGTTGTCGTCGCCGTCAATGACAGTGAACCCTGTGTCCTAACAATCGGCCGGATGAACACCCTTCCCTCCGGACCGTTTGCGCTCGAGCACCGATCGCTGCAATCCGGCCTGAGGGGGTGGGTCGAGCATCAGACCGGCCATCCGCTTGGGTACACCGAGCAACTCTACACGTTCGCGGATCGGGACCGCATCGGCGCCGAGCGCGAGCGCGCCATCTCCATCAGCTATCTCGCACTGACCCGCAAGGAACAGAGCTCGACCGAGTGCGGCTGGCGAAGTTGGTACGAATATTTTCCATGGGAGGATCACCGCTCCGGCACGCCGCCGGTGATGCTGGATTTTGTGCGACCGCGCTTGATCGAGTGGGCGGATGGCGCAAGCGACGCAGCCACGCGACGCGAACGCCGTCAGCGGTCGGCGATAGCGTTCGGCTTCGATGATCGCCATTGGAACGAGGAACTCGCGCTTCAACGCTATGAGTTGCTTTACGAAGCAGGCCTGGTTCAGGAGGCCGGAAGCGGAACGGACGCGACCCCGCTTCCCCTGGTGCCCAGCGAGTCCATGGTCGCCGATCATCGCCGCATCATGGCGACCGGCATTGCGCGGCTGCGCTCCAAAATCAAATACCGGCCGGTCGTCTTCGAGCTTATGCAGCCGACTTTCACACTGCTGCAGCTGCAGCGAACGGTGGAAGCCTTAGCTGGCAGGCTCATCAACAAGCCGAACTTCCGCAGGCTTGTTGAGCAGCAGGAGCTGGTCGAGGAAACTGGCGAGACTTCCCTTGATACGGGGGGGCGACCAGCAAAGCTCTATCGTTTCCGCCGTGGGGTCCTCGATGAAAGGGCTGTCGCGGGGACGAAATTGCCGCTGACGCGGGCTTGA
- a CDS encoding autoinducer binding domain-containing protein — protein MHRLFEKFIEQLSASVDAADLHEAMASAAAGLEFPLFAYFTYPPASSDTPLVISNYPSSWTSNYLRLRYHSVDPVILRGLRGWDTFHWGLDRDHRYLPASQQEVLENAAQFGIRCGLTMSMHDHRGRFAG, from the coding sequence ATGCATCGGCTATTTGAAAAATTCATCGAGCAACTTTCAGCAAGCGTCGATGCTGCGGATCTCCACGAGGCAATGGCCTCGGCCGCCGCCGGCTTGGAATTTCCGCTCTTCGCTTACTTCACTTACCCGCCAGCCTCCAGCGACACGCCGTTAGTGATCTCGAATTATCCTTCTTCCTGGACCTCCAATTATCTGCGACTGCGCTACCACAGCGTCGATCCGGTGATCCTGCGCGGGCTGCGAGGCTGGGATACTTTCCACTGGGGGCTGGATCGAGATCATCGGTATTTGCCAGCCTCGCAGCAAGAAGTTTTGGAAAACGCAGCTCAGTTTGGCATTCGGTGCGGCTTGACCATGTCCATGCATGATCATCGCGGCCGCTTTGCTGGCTGA
- a CDS encoding LuxR C-terminal-related transcriptional regulator has protein sequence MGGAAWDISQILGLSKRTVTFHLENAKAKLGVRTINQAVARMAASGHATT, from the coding sequence ATGGGCGGCGCGGCGTGGGATATCAGCCAGATCCTCGGCCTCTCGAAACGCACCGTGACATTCCATCTGGAAAACGCCAAGGCAAAGCTTGGCGTGCGAACCATCAATCAGGCTGTAGCAAGGATGGCCGCTTCCGGTCACGCCACAACCTGA
- a CDS encoding acyltransferase family protein: protein MTYRRDIDGLRALAVLPVVLFHFGISAIPGGFTGVDIFFVISGYLITGSLLDDFERGEFSIVSFYWRRARRILPALIFVTLLTCIAALFILLPSDLHDFSLSVVAASTFWSNIYFWKKRQITSPSMPSSDRCCTRGRFRSRSSTISLPQS from the coding sequence ATGACATACAGGCGTGATATCGATGGCCTTCGGGCCCTTGCGGTGTTGCCGGTCGTACTGTTCCATTTCGGAATCTCGGCAATTCCCGGCGGTTTTACCGGCGTGGACATCTTCTTCGTCATATCTGGCTACCTGATCACCGGAAGCCTTCTGGACGACTTTGAACGCGGCGAGTTTTCGATCGTCAGCTTCTACTGGCGCCGTGCCCGACGCATTCTGCCGGCCCTGATCTTTGTCACTCTCCTCACCTGCATCGCGGCATTGTTCATTCTTCTGCCGTCAGATCTGCATGACTTCAGTCTCAGCGTCGTAGCGGCATCGACTTTCTGGTCAAACATCTATTTTTGGAAAAAACGTCAAATTACTTCTCCATCGATGCCGAGCTCCGACCGCTGTTGCACACGTGGTCGCTTTCGGTCGAGGAGCAGTACTATATCTTTGCCCCAATCCTGA
- a CDS encoding SGNH hydrolase domain-containing protein: MKALEIIRDAGIKTVVLSGRWTDYEARSFDGLQQTIDTLRGQGVRVFVIGQSPQFITDVRKIAFFAKRRNSDDTYWPMAMDPDINNRVRSFTKGATFIDPLKFLCSAGRCPYADAGEFLYFDYGHFSSVGALLAISKYWPVLATDNALAVTK; the protein is encoded by the coding sequence ATGAAGGCCCTGGAGATCATCCGGGACGCAGGCATCAAGACGGTTGTCCTCAGCGGGCGGTGGACCGACTACGAGGCGAGAAGTTTCGACGGTCTCCAGCAAACGATCGATACGCTTCGTGGCCAGGGTGTGCGCGTGTTCGTCATCGGCCAGTCTCCGCAATTCATAACCGACGTTCGGAAAATCGCATTCTTCGCAAAGCGCAGAAATTCGGATGATACATACTGGCCAATGGCCATGGATCCCGACATCAACAATCGTGTGCGCTCATTTACCAAAGGCGCCACTTTCATCGATCCGCTGAAATTCCTCTGTAGCGCAGGACGCTGCCCCTACGCCGACGCAGGCGAGTTTCTCTATTTCGACTACGGTCATTTTTCTTCCGTCGGCGCCCTTCTGGCAATTTCGAAATACTGGCCGGTTCTAGCCACAGACAATGCCCTTGCTGTGACGAAATAA
- a CDS encoding transposase, whose amino-acid sequence MTLDSVADSRLSFGGSVGRADWVSDEEWARIGPLLPAEWGRGCRPAQDNRRYFEGRMWMARTGAQWPHLPDA is encoded by the coding sequence TTGACGCTAGACTCGGTCGCTGATTCAAGGCTGTCTTTTGGAGGCAGCGTTGGGCGCGCGGATTGGGTATCGGACGAGGAATGGGCACGGATCGGGCCGCTGCTGCCAGCAGAGTGGGGTCGAGGGTGCCGTCCGGCGCAGGATAATCGGCGCTATTTCGAAGGCAGGATGTGGATGGCCCGAACCGGGGCGCAATGGCCTCATCTGCCTGATGCTTGA
- a CDS encoding NodA family N-acyltransferase: MGSDVRWKLCWENELQLADHVELSDFFLKTYGRHGAFLAKPFEGGRSWAGARPEFRAIGYDAHGIAAHIGILRRFIKVGEVDLLVAEIGLYGVRPDLEGLGISFSLSVVYPLLQRMGVPFVFGTVRQAMRNHVERFCRGGLASIVSGVEVRSTLANIHPDLPPTRVEDLIVFVAPIGRSMDEWPSGTLIDRNGPEL, translated from the coding sequence ATGGGCTCTGACGTACGGTGGAAGTTGTGCTGGGAAAATGAATTGCAACTGGCCGACCATGTCGAACTCTCCGATTTCTTTCTAAAGACTTATGGACGGCATGGGGCCTTCCTCGCAAAGCCATTCGAAGGCGGCCGTAGCTGGGCCGGTGCAAGGCCGGAATTCCGCGCAATCGGTTACGACGCGCACGGCATAGCGGCTCATATTGGCATACTGCGCCGCTTCATCAAAGTTGGCGAGGTCGATCTACTGGTGGCCGAAATTGGCTTATACGGGGTCCGTCCGGATCTTGAGGGACTCGGAATCAGCTTTTCACTGAGCGTTGTGTACCCATTGCTGCAGCGGATGGGGGTTCCATTTGTGTTCGGCACGGTTCGGCAGGCAATGCGGAACCACGTTGAGAGGTTCTGCCGCGGCGGTCTGGCGAGCATTGTGTCGGGGGTTGAGGTACGGTCCACCCTCGCAAATATACATCCCGACCTGCCGCCCACCCGCGTCGAGGACTTGATCGTCTTCGTTGCGCCAATTGGACGCTCGATGGACGAGTGGCCGTCCGGCACCCTGATCGACCGAAACGGTCCAGAATTGTAA
- a CDS encoding acyl carrier protein, translated as MADQLATEIITIIKKRVESENFAGAFRPIVGEITTETEVTALGIDSLGLADVLWDLEQAYGIKIEMNTSEAWSDLQNVGDIVKAIRGLLAEAA; from the coding sequence ATGGCTGATCAACTCGCAACGGAAATCATTACCATAATCAAGAAACGCGTCGAATCTGAGAACTTTGCCGGAGCGTTTCGACCCATAGTCGGCGAAATAACGACCGAGACGGAAGTGACCGCGCTCGGCATCGATTCGCTGGGACTGGCGGACGTGCTCTGGGACCTCGAGCAAGCCTATGGCATTAAGATCGAAATGAACACATCGGAGGCGTGGTCGGATCTCCAGAATGTTGGCGACATCGTGAAAGCCATCCGCGGCTTGCTTGCTGAGGCAGCTTGA